cagtttttgtaaaattaaaattgtccCAAGTGTCGGTAGTCCAGTTAAGTGTTAAGTGTTGCGAATTGCTGATGCTGATAACTTCCAAGTTCTTGACcaaaatcatctggcatcgtctggtgggaaatagcagttaagtgacggtttttttaacttcccgctaagaaaatttcaaaaattcgggaagttattggtttcggtccgatttgcaaaaaccgaatttctatcagattttgacgttttgaggttctaggaagctatcctgactaatttcacgatgatatccgagtgtatgtatgtgtgcacgtacgtacgtacgtacgtacgtatgtaaatattcataactcttgaacggatcagccgattttgatctttgaggtgtcattcgacgcggcttgttaatatcttgaagctgtaagtaaattgagcttgatcggtagggctcgttcagagatattccaaaaataaaattttttaaaaaatgtttttttggataacttttaatttgctcgatggattaattccaaaatctaatcagctctaaaattttataagccgtgCCGAATGCCaccataaaaaatcaaaatcgattcattcgtttaagagaaaccgttgacgaaagaattaaaatatatattttattaaaaatatactaatAGTAGTAAAAAATTACGTACTAAATATcaagtcaatttaaaaaaactaaagtcaaataataataaataaatggttGGATAGAAGTGtaaaggaataattttattaaatttaaccgTCTACTTACTTGAAACCGTgttgtttaaatatatgtttgaTTTATGTTTACAGAGTGCAGCTAAAGTAGAAACTCATTTGTGCAGGCACGCGATGAAACCAACAAATAGGGAGAAAAAACAGAACCAACGTTGTATTCCATATaagtccaaaaaattttcatttttaacttcccgctaaaaaaatcgacgattttcgaaaaattcgggaagttattgttttcaccccgatttgcaaaaatcgcaatttcatcagatgtcgacgttttgaggtcctgggaaactattctgactattttcagaatgatgccCGAGtatctgtgtgtgtgtgtgtgtgtgtgtgtgtgtgtgtgtgtgtgtgtgtgtgtgtgtgtgtgtgtgtgtgtgtgtgtgtgtgtgtgtgtgtgtgtgtgtgtgtgtgtgtgtgtgtgtgtgtgtgtgtgtgtgtgtgtgtgtgtgtgtgtgtgtgtgtgtgtgtgtgtgtgtgtgtgtgtgtgtgtgtgtgtgtgtgtgtgtgtgtgtgtgtatatgtatgtatgtatgtgtgtgaccggtctatatcTTTTTAACCAATGAACCGATTCGGATGGTTAAGATGGCAGTCgcaagagcttgttggccatcaacttttctaaaaatttcagataatttgataaagtagactcgaaaatattgatgaattacggaaaaaaaatttctttttttagttttttattgatttctcagaaaccaCTTATACGATTGActtcaaaatctgatcagctctagaactcaataaaatacgtcgattgccgccgcaaccatcaaaatcggttaattcgttcgcgagatatcgtgggagaaagaaatgctaaaaaacggtttttttcgaaaacaatggtatacaaaagtattttcgagctcgaagagcttgaaaatgtaaccacaataatgttttcgagctcctcgagctcgaaaagagtgagaagttttagggctggcccgcagggtcaaccgatagacagattttttttaactgcaatgcacttggagcaatttaaattaaatctacaATCGTATTAGGcacccttctgcatattatttccccACCAAGGTGTGTTCAAACACTTgcgtgtttttttaaaaatatttttatttattttttttttaatttaacattatcaatatttttaatattttgattcattttaaaatttaaatatacataaagtGCATTTCGAAATGCGCTACGCTTCAGCTGCTCGCAGCGCATTTCGGAATGCACCCATAAAGACGTCCACTACAGTTCAATTCAAATATGAGACAGGTGCCGGTTAACCGTCACATGTTATTGctaatactaaaattttccGTCTGAATGAAACGCTTACCATCAGtgaaaattaaagataaaGTTTAGAAATCCGGCAACAGGTGACAGTGTATGGATCTATGAGAAAGTTGCtgttattattcattttgaaAATGGCCTTGATATTCACGAAAATTAAAAGTGCCCAAGTAGCACAGCGACAACTCTCGTATGTTGTAAAGATGACGTAAAAAagacaagacaaattttattttatatcaaagccaaattttttcatacaaatAAGACGTACAGATGTTAATCCTCGGGGTAATAGAAAATTTGTcttctattttctattttctatcCTCAAAAAGTCATCCCATTGACAAGTCGTTCTGATGACTTATTTggtaattatttgtaatttactgtTTACCaagatactgaagttagccgaagtctaaaaatttttggatttttttttggacaataaatttggaaaaaaaaaaacatttgaaaaaattgcatctatagttttttaaattttctacatgtgcatatttttaattttcatttttttgtaattgatttgttgaaacaaaaaatccgaaaattctCGAAGCAAGTTCATTTTTCTCTGTATTTTCTCGAGAAAAGTTTGAAAGAAAAGGAACTGAAGgccagaaaatttatttctattgttCACGAACATCTGAAATGATAATTAGATCAAAATAatagaatacaaaaaaaaattattttttacatcggCCAGTAACTcctggtttttttttctttaagaagtgattactataaaatataatcaatcttttttcaattaagaaaAGGTATCTAGAACAATACACAGCCGtaatatacttttattatttaccaacAATCATTTCTAAACCCGGTCGTTAGTAAATaaccaataaatattaaataactgTACAAAGTATATAAATCCAGGGTTCTTCACTTCTATCCTTCAGTTAAAATACGTCATACATCAATCAACAATGCGAATTTTCATGATCCTTACAATCTTCCTAGCAGTCGTGTATTCAAATCACTTGGATAatagtaaagaaaaatttttaaaacaatatcCCAGCTCAAGAGCACGATCAGAAAGTCTAGGACGTCTTCTTAATCATATTTTCCATGAATATTTCACCGGCTGCATTGTAATTACGATATACGACGATAAAGTAAATACCAACTATCCGGGATtagtgaataatttaaatggagATTTATCAGACGTTTCATTCGTTCGTaaccatttaaataattcccTAGATCAATCACCCCtaaaatgtcaaaataaatGCTATCACTATTTGAtgtttttgaataatatttatgatataaCCAAAGTTTTATCTAAAGAATCAACAAACAAAGTGGTAATTGTGTCGCAATCAACACCGTGGATcgttaaagaatttttaaaaagtttttcatcTAGATCTTACACTAATTTACTAGTAATAACTCACAGCATGAGCGAAAGAACAGAGGTAATGctgaataatttcaaattaatgtcTCAAcccggataaaaaaaataacttggtTTTCactgtcataatttttttgacttgcaTTTGACTTAGTTCACTAGATTTTGGCTACACtcactttttttaactataataTGACTTtcttaacttaaaaatttaagggggaccactagtgtgaaattttgaaaaaatcaattttttttttttttgcttatttcGATAATTCATAccttcaaaaataacatactAAAGTTTAAAGTGCATATCtcgaatagtttttttgagttacagcCATCTGAAGAGCAGCCGCTAATCGGTTctcgaaaatacatttttcaaaattgctgcAGTTATAATTCGAAGATAAATCACCCGATCGGTTTTATTCGAGTTGCAGcttcttttatatatgtttctaCGTACCATGAAACTCCAGTTTTTCGATcgaatcaaaaatgtaattttggcaggtcaaaaatcatcaaattcttgcgcaaaatttgaaatttttttttaaaactctgcTTTCTTTTGAAGCGTTGGGAAATTGTAATTAACTTGCtgaatttggaattttttggtccaaaaattttatctagtatttattatatatccaAAAATATAcctttaaatcattaaaacattccatgcaatagttttctttaaaaaaattatcgaaaatCATCTTTTTATCAGGCGGTCACACTAGTGATCCCCCTGAAGTCAACTAAATCAAATCCAAGTCAAACTTGACTTGAATATGACTTAGTTAGCGTAAATCGGTACTAAGTAAGACAACTTAGTCAAAAGCAAGTCAAAACTAAATGATTTTTCATAAATCTATTTAAGTAGCAAGGATCATATTTATTGTATACCCACAAACTTTACGTCGACGGAAGCGGTGCAAGTTTTCCATTTCTTTTGACTTCATGGATTGGAGATCGTATGACACAAAAGGCAATCGATCTCTTTCCCAAGAAACTCAGCGGTGGTTTCAAGGGCCACAGATTACTCATTGCGACCGCCCACCAGCCTCCTTTTGCCATTAGAACGTAAGTTATTTATCATCAATCAAACACACGAGCATATACTTATTGTATTTCTTTACAATACTTATAAATCATTGAATCACCGTCTTTATTCTATTATTAACAAGTATCATATTGATTTAGGAATGTAATAACTGGGAGTAAAATCGATTGGGACGGAATCGACATACGTATGATACAATTGCTcagcaaaactttaaattttaccgCCGACTTTCGTGATCCCGTTACAATTAACAGGTTTACATTTACATAAACAACAACTCATtcaacttattatttttatctacatGTTTAAATATACATTAGCTCGTCTATTGACATTTATCATccgatcaattaattataatttatgatgtCTAGTCCAGTTTACGCTGCCACAGCGGATGTTATCACCGGAAAAGCATCTGTAGCAGCCGGCGGTATTTACAAAACGACCAATATTACATCAGTCTTAGATACATCCGTGTCTCACATGGAAGATTGCGCTgcatttatttcttcatcatcatTAGCATTGCCCAAGTATCGAGCTGTCATGGGACCCTTTCAACCAGGCGTCTGGGTTCTCATATGCATTGTTTACTTTATTGCCATTATCCCATTGACAATCAACAGTGATTACAGTCTGCGCTCCTTGATAACTCGTCCTAGCAGATTTATACACATGTTTTGGTTTGTGTTCAGTACATTTACCAACAGTTTTGTTGTTAAAAATCCTTTAAATCCTAATGGATTTGCTAAAAATTCGACGGCTCTTCTTAttggtacaaaaataaattcaattatttatttctttcaaaaatttcagtgggtaaaaaaaacgctgaaattagagctcttaatgtCAACATTTACTTCTTGATTGcaaattttccattttccatttaaatgacacgggaaaaatttttatttaattttggaattttataactcaCCAACGAAGATGTATGCCGGAAAGATCAATGtataattttgtagagaattcaatgctctacaaaaaaagtctcttattattttttgataaattgaatatttcaaaagttattctaGGTCACAGTtgaatttatagaatttttactatttttcgacttttctggTGAAATTATCAGACTTATgacaaaatgtcataggaccttttttgtagaccgtttcatttccaacaaattatctttcatgaatttttaaaaatttctgaatgCTCTTCAGTTATTGGCATTCAAAAGCAATAAGCTCCAAAAGTCGTATTATGACTGATTTCAATTCTAATGCAAATAACTGAAGAGCAttcagaaattttgaaaagtttgtAAAAGATAATTTGTTGGAAATGAAacggtctacaaaaaaggttctatgacattttgtatTGAGTTTGATAGTTCCACCAGCAAAGTCGAAAACtagtaaaaattctataaattcaACTGTGACCTCAAATCACCTTTGAAATAcagaattattcaaaaaatgataagactTTTATTGTACAGCATTTAATTCTCTTCAAAATTATGTATTGATCTTTCCGGTATACGCCTTTGTTGGtgagttataaaattccaaattttgttaaattttttcccatgttactCAAACGGGAAACGGAAAATTGCAATTACCAAGTACTCAATGTTTAAGAGCTCTAGTTTCAGcaggcattttttttttaccctactgaaacttttgaaagtcaaatccttgaaaaaaaaaaatagattttttgaatcagtctaataaatatataatatatttttaacaaggTGTCTACTGGgcatttacaataattattacatcTTGTTACACTGGATCAATAATGGCATTTATTACAGTACCAATGTTTCCAGAATCAATAGACACTATTGATCAACTTCTAGATGAAGGTTACGATGTTGCAACTTTAGgtagcaattaaaaatttcattcgctctttaatttcttgtttcaaaattaatcaataaccgattgataattattacttaGACCATGATGGTTGGGAAAAATGGTTCAATTGGACAACAATTGAAGATCCAGTTGccgttaaattattaaaatctctCGAATATGTACCAACAGTTACCGAAGGAGTAAGAAATGCAAGTGATTCATTCTTTTGGTCTTACACATTTCTCGGCTCTAAAATTGTTCTTGACTATCATGTACAGGCAGAATATACTCCCAAGTAATTTGAGTAATAAGAGATTGGAAATATTGATAGCTTAACAAGAtgattatttatgactttaatTGCAGCTGGTCGACAAGAAGATCAGCTATGCATATCAGCAAAGAATGTTTGGTGAACTTTGGAGTTACTTTGGTATTACCCAAGGACTCGGTATACACTCATCCTTTTGATACGGTAATAATGCGAGTCCGACAATCTGGTTTGAGTCAGAAAATAATACGTGATGTTGAATGGGATATTCAGAGAACAGCCGAAGGAACTCGTCTtccagtaaatatttttttacttattacttattattttaaattttaaaaataaaatttatgtaataataaagttGTTATGAAATTATCATAAAGATCTCAGAGGATTACAAACGACGAAAAGTAATTATAGAAGAGAGACAACTTGCTCTGGATGACACGCAGGGCATGTTCCTCGTTCTCGGAGCGGGAATCCTCATTGCTAGTCTAGTACTTTTAATTGAGTGCTGTGTTaatggttttaaaaaaaaagacactGTTGCTGATACCACAACAACTTTTACGTCACTCGCTACTACACCGCGTATGAGTTTTCTGACAGTTCCGAAGCCTTGGGATATTGAAAGTTCAAACTGCCCGCCGAGACCTCGAAGATTCATGAGAGGTAGCATTTagataaaagttaaaaatttattattacaacaaatCAAGTGGActggtattttttattaactttatacCTTTCATTACTTGTCAATATGTTCTTTCactatctatatatttatttatgtttaaaataaCTCTTATGTCAGTCATATTGTGGGaagatttaaataacttttcatcttggtattaaaaatatgaaaatgtgGTTTACTGTTGACCTTTTATGTCATCATACAAATATTAGTTTtcaaaggaaaattatttattattatttttttttttacgtctatTATCTAATAGTAATTaggcattaaaaatttaatagttttatttttttaattttagaaaaaattcattttttctaagcaagtttttattttttattctaaattaaCTAACaaatgtcaattaaaaaatttctacaaattttaaaaattcctaaaaaaaatttttaagctaATCTGcaatggaaaaatattttaataccaataaaaagtatttaaaaaacataatcaGGTagcatagaaaataaataaaaagttttcgtaaataaaattacattttatagtcaataaaattgaagtaaaataaaataactgcccagtaaatttttatgatcgttaattttttatgcagTGCAGCAGTTGTCTAACAATCAAATCATTTAGAAAAGTTggctgataaattttattgtttttaactcAATTTAATGCCACCGCATatccgtaatttttttttattaatttctcaataattaattttttaaaaacaataaaataatttattttaaaacttgaacagattttcaaatatttatattaatctataaaaaaaaataccttcataagtttaatttatttcaccaTAAATAATACGATTCTTAAACTTTCTACTATTTTATTCacaattacatttaaatgCAGCCCAATACAACTGATGTGTCAAAGACAtccttaataataattatttttccaagaaattaaagttaatattaataaaataaaatgtcagaatgacatttatttattttagcattaacggaaataaaaataaatttatctatactCGAaggtaataatatttatctaaCATTAAAGGGAAGGGAAATAATAAAGGAAGtttattatcatataaaagaggtaaaaatatcaactaaaaacaaccacattttttatttattaattaattactttatttatttaaatacactgtaaaaaattgaatccggagtaaatgcggagtgGATTTAATCTCCTCgaagtaaaattcactccgaagggaaatatattttaatattaaaactccagatacgagtgaatgcggattcgaataaaatccagatcactctgAAATCACTTCGCTGAAAAATCAAACTCCCAATTTATTCTGCATGtgaagtaactttttttttaaactctgaaCTCCGagtaaaatccgaattcactccgcattttTACagtctaattaatttattattcgaattattttaGCAGACCTTAAAGTGTTGAGTTAGTCATCCGGATTCACACGCACTTGATACatgtgttatttttataataaaaccaCAATGATTCCTCATCGTTTTATGTCCTTGTCACAATTCTCATAAGCCGCTGGGAAAGTAATGAAAGATGCAtcaaagatattttaaaaagtgcaTTTATGTGCGTGTGACAGCAATTACCAAGTCTACATTTCACTTTCAATTACCATTcctatgttttatttataacaataacaCTTTTAAGACAACTTATGTCAAGTAGAACTGCCGATAAGATACAAAGACATCCGTAATGCAGGATAATAGCTGACCACAAGGTAAATGCTATGCTGAATGTCAGGGTAACTAGATtcagttatttatattttttatatttccatCATACACTTATAATTACTGGTATCTCTTCATCTCTTCGACACATTGGATGCCCTCGAGGCGGGTCTGCTAGTGTCCTCCGAACAGGATTTTTTATCCAAACTTCCGAGACattaacgataaaaatatataaataatatttatctgatatatttatatgagaatAAAGACTTGAATTAAACCAACTTACCCATTACTTTTAGAAGAACTTCTTTTAAACATAgcacttaattttttcttcaaatttttcttcTCGACTTTAGTTTCATCTATACTTGCTTCTGATCCCGaagtctaaataaaaatatataaataaatcatcaaaTTCCACTCATATATtgaaaagagcggtgttaaaataccggtgttaaatcggtgtaaaaaaaaatccacgtatagaaattagaaaaacaaatgtattatatataaaaaaatataaaaattaaatgaatattatctgaaggtaatttcaattttgctatgtactcatttaaataattagttatgttatacgtaatttatttaaaaattacacaactACACGCCCACCATTTCaattatcaacaatttaattaattaataaaaatactgtttaaCTTTCGTGATCGAAtacgtaaaaatattcacaaagtaaaatattttcaacaccgaaaaatattttaacaccgggaaattttattaacaccggtaaagaatatttacaccggcggctgtgttattttaacaccactttcggtgttgaaatttaacacctacaTCGCCTGGACTTACTCCggttttttacagtgtacttataacgacaaaataatttttattaatttaattacctgTATAGAAAAATCGAAAGAACTGTTGGGATCGTCAACACTCGCAGACTTTGTTAGTTTCGttgttatttttctaattatatttttattatatttcttatCCCGCTGAATCATTTCGCTCTTCGTTGATCCTCCAGACAGCCGActgaaaatatcatttattttatttatatcagaaagaaaatatttaataaataaacactcGGGTATATTTACCTGTCAATACTCGAGTCTCTTTGAAGACTAAAATGTCGAGTATCAACTTCCGAATCTAATGACTGTATGCTCGAAACGTTGCTATCAGTTCCCCAAATCGATTGGTCGTTTTTTCCAGAGGTCTGTTCTAAAGATAAACTCTTACGTTTGAGAGTCGGTTTGGAGCGAGTTGACGTCGAAGAGCCACGTCCGCTGTCATCATCAATAGAACtagatctaaaatttaattcacatttattatttttacaagctcatcattttttgaaaattcatccagctgaataaataaacaactAATACCTCTTAGTGAGTTTTTTCTTCGATGAAACATCACTTCCAGCCAATACCTTCTTCGATTCTTGCAATTCTTTAGCTACTTCCATTAGTTTACTGATCGTGTACTCAAGTTTTTCTGTCTTGCCGCTCAAATTTATCGtagctaaaaaaaacattcattcattcatcaATAATTCAAACGTAGATCAATAATTCATCTACTACATCAACTTATAAAAAAGTGAAACCTTTAATGTCTTCTTTAGACTCGAGCATCGGTGAAGATTCGCGTGACTTTGGTCCCTTAGTTCTTCGCGGTGGTGTCGGAGTATAATTATCCGGAGTTTTAGCGGCATCAATTTTGCCACTCAGCTCCGGGAACAGTTTCATTAAATCATCAACTTGTCTCAGcaaaatattcatatttttcgcTTCTATTTGTTCCATGCGTCTTTTACTCATAATCAAATCCTTAAGCtcctctctttctctctcgtGTCTCTCCTTCTCGCGTCTCATTTTCTCGTTACTTGTCCTGAGCTTCGCGTGGGCATCCCTTAGCTCCAGAAGGTCACATTGCAACTACATCagtaaataaacattaaaagtgaCACAATAATTACAACTCCTCAAGCGTTAAATGaattgattgataaaaaaaaaaaagaaaaataataatgacaataaagtaaataattaacctCGATCAATTTCTTCTTGCTCTCGTCCTTCTCTTCATCGAATATCTTCTTCATCTGATCCTGACGACGCTTGTTCTCCAGACGCTCCTTGTCACGCTCCCGCTCGACCTTTAACGAGAGACGAGTTGATAAATGTACGCCCACATGCAGACATACCCGGGCACTATCCACAACCCGATCCAACAACAAAGCTTCCAATACGATACGTactatttatacttttattattattactcttGTTGTAGTTGTTGTTACCGTAGTTATTACTGTTGCTTTTGTTGTTTTAACAAACCTCACTACACGTTACTTGTTACTTACCTCGTACAATGTCTGGCGTAAATCCCTGGCAAGAGTTGCGGTCTCTTGTAACAGCCTCTGTTGTTCTTCTCGCTCTTTCTGCCAGGCAAGCTCGATCCGTGCCTTCAAACCTGGAATCTTTGTTCTACCGCTTGCTAAAATTCGCTCCTCCTCCAGCTGTAACTCAATATTtacttatcatttttaaatatttattacaacaaagctaaattatttattttgcatCAAAAACTATTACccattcatttaatatttcatttaaaatttttttaccgcatgattacttaattataaatttaataataatgataataataataaatgctaCCTCATTTATTCTTGACTGCATTTCAGACATTTTAATCTGCCAGCCAGATCGCTCAGACACTAATTCAGTCTTGAGCTTTGAAGCTTCCAATTTACTTTCTGATAGCTCGTCTTCCATCATACTGATCTGCTGCTCTAATGTAGAGACATTTGTACCGGTCGACTCTTCGTCCTgtcgataataaataaaaatacttataatgcgacaattaatacatttatttattgctaaataaataaataataaatagagaaTGACACAGAGGGAAGTGACCTCATCTGATTTTCCAATTGATGTCGTAGAGGGTCTTCGTTGACGAGTTGCCTTGAGCTCGGCGATAGTCTTCTGCGCGCCTTCCATCATGTGCTTGTAAGTGTCCCTTTCACGTTTATAACGCGACAATTGATTTTGTATTGACTGTATTTCGTCATTTATTGCTTTTATTCTGTGCTCATAACGCATTTTACACTGTGCAAGATCTGTCTTTCGAGCCTTCTCCGCGTCGGCGAGCAAACTCTTGGTCTTTCGTAACTCGGCGTCGAGCGCTGAAGTGTCGGCTGATAAATTTCGTTGAAACTTATTCACGGCATtgtaatcatttaatttacttgTCAAGTCATCGTTCTGaaacattttgttttttatttttttactatttatataaatgtacattattgttattattattataattactataagTACTCACTATTCTTCTTACGTCCTCTAATTGAATTCTCAAAGATTCATTTTCTTTTACAATCCGACTAATTTCTTCTTTGGATTCTTCTAATTGTCCATTAATTGTCGACGACCTCTCACGTTCTCGGAGCATTTCCTGAAATTACATGATAGCAACaacaacttaattaataaattatttatttaaccaggacaaattattattttatttaagatcattctcagacagtgcctccactttttaaaaatttttaatgagttcaactgtcataagtaTCCaaatttttgcaattaattaaaaaaaatttttaccgttaattgaaaaaaggacaacccttattaaaagaaacgatttgaaacgattagaaaaattaaaattttaatactttttaatgcttttgaatacgttgaatacttttgaatcgcccTTCTTATGGGagtttaacattgcaaatcacagaaaaaaggatttcttggtacaaaaaatttttgcttatcccaaaaaatttttcttagagaataaattttcttggaataagaaaaaattttttgcgccaataaattatttttttttgtgtagttGCAATTTTGCTgagatatagattttaaaaaagttacttacagttgatatcaattgggagttaaacgaaatttcagtaaaatcttcatgtcaattttgaagttcgaattttcaaattttttaggctaaaatttatccaacaaatttcattcaactcctaattgatatcaactgaaaataattttttaaaaattatatacctttaattaattgataaaatttcgatACTTACAAGAGTCGAaagtctgaaaatttttaacacagaagCACTGTCTAAAAATGcccttaataattaattgcgtACCTCCAATCGAGATTTTTCTTTCGTCCAAGTGATTTCTTTAAGACGATTTGCTTCTTCGAGATATCTTACGCGTTCAACAGTATTttctaattgatttttatagtCTACCAAttgactaaaataaataaaaaaattttaaaaaaattaccatccGAAGTTTACTGAACTccgccatatattttacaaaacaattcaT
The Microplitis mediator isolate UGA2020A chromosome 6, iyMicMedi2.1, whole genome shotgun sequence genome window above contains:
- the LOC130669902 gene encoding ionotropic receptor 21a, encoding MRIFMILTIFLAVVYSNHLDNSKEKFLKQYPSSRARSESLGRLLNHIFHEYFTGCIVITIYDDKVNTNYPGLVNNLNGDLSDVSFVRNHLNNSLDQSPLKCQNKCYHYLMFLNNIYDITKVLSKESTNKVVIVSQSTPWIVKEFLKSFSSRSYTNLLVITHSMSERTEQGSYLLYTHKLYVDGSGASFPFLLTSWIGDRMTQKAIDLFPKKLSGGFKGHRLLIATAHQPPFAIRTNVITGSKIDWDGIDIRMIQLLSKTLNFTADFRDPVTINSPVYAATADVITGKASVAAGGIYKTTNITSVLDTSVSHMEDCAAFISSSSLALPKYRAVMGPFQPGVWVLICIVYFIAIIPLTINSDYSLRSLITRPSRFIHMFWFVFSTFTNSFVVKNPLNPNGFAKNSTALLIGVYWAFTIIITSCYTGSIMAFITVPMFPESIDTIDQLLDEGYDVATLDHDGWEKWFNWTTIEDPVAVKLLKSLEYVPTVTEGVRNASDSFFWSYTFLGSKIVLDYHVQAEYTPNWSTRRSAMHISKECLVNFGVTLVLPKDSVYTHPFDTVIMRVRQSGLSQKIIRDVEWDIQRTAEGTRLPISEDYKRRKVIIEERQLALDDTQGMFLVLGAGILIASLVLLIECCVNGFKKKDTVADTTTTFTSLATTPRMSFLTVPKPWDIESSNCPPRPRRFMRGSI